One genomic window of Punica granatum isolate Tunisia-2019 chromosome 1, ASM765513v2, whole genome shotgun sequence includes the following:
- the LOC116195815 gene encoding methionine gamma-lyase-like, with the protein MKHRGSNNDIDSDHIPVSKKPMLSAPGAAWDDPAAALASARHEFGEHGGVNMSIEASTTFTVMEPEIMRRIFTGELCPDRDFIYSRHFNPTVLNLGRQMAALEGTEAAYCTASGMAAISSVLMEMCSSGGHVVAPQTLYGGTHSLLTHFLPTVCNITTSFVDIMDHAAVGDAIVEGKTKVLYLESMSNPTMTVADVPKLSRIAHDKGVMVVVDNTLAPLVLSPARLGADVVVHSISKFISGGADIIAGAICGPAKLVNSMMDLHQGSLMFLGPTMNAKVAFELSERVPHLGLRMKEHGARASALATRLKKMGLSVIYPGLEDHPQHDLLKAMMNKDYGFGGIMCVDMETEERANQLMHLLQNYTQFGLMAVSLGYYETLMCCSGTSINSGMNDEEKALAGISPGLVRMSVGYTGTLEQRWGQLEKAISRMQEPGLFGKNSKCTERSMSVNRIS; encoded by the exons ATGAAGCATCGGGGGTCCAACAACGACATTGACAGTGACCACATTCCCGTCTCAAAGAAGCCGATGCTGTCGGCGCCTGGAGCTGCGTGGGACGACCCTGCTGCAGCATTGGCATCGGCGAGGCACGAGTTCGGGGAGCACGGTGGGGTCAACATGTCGATAGAGGCGTCCACCACCTTCACGGTGATGGAGCCGGAGATAATGCGCCGGATATTCACCGGGGAGCTCTGCCCCGACCGCGACTTCATCTACAGCCGCCACTTCAACCCCACCGTCCTCAACCTCGGCCGCCAGATGGCCGCCCTCGAGGGCACTGAGGCCGCCTACTGCACCGCGAGCG GTATGGCAGCGATATCATCGGTGCTGATGGAAATGTGCAGCAGTGGGGGACACGTGGTGGCACCACAGACCCTGTATGGCGGGACCCACTCCCTGCTGACGCACTTCCTGCCCACGGTATGTAACATAACGACGTCGTTCGTAGACATAATGGACCACGCGGCGGTCGGGGACGCCATCGTCGAGGGGAAGACAAAAGTGCTGTACCTCGAGTCCATGTCCAACCCGACGATGACCGTCGCCGACGTGCCGAAGCTCTCCAGGATAGCCCATGATAAGGGCGTGATGGTCGTCGTAGACAATACCCTCGCTCCCCTGGTCCTGTCCCCGGCTCGGCTCGGCGCCGATGTGGTCGTCCACAGCATCTCCAAGTTCATCAGCGGTGGGGCAGACATCATTGCAG GTGCAATATGCGGGCCCGCGAAGCTGGTGAACTCGATGATGGACCTCCACCAAGGGAGTTTGATGTTCCTCGGTCCAACCATGAATGCAAAGGTAGCTTTTGAGCTTTCGGAGCGGGTGCCCCACCTAGGCCTGAGGATGAAGGAGCACGGTGCCAGGGCCTCGGCATTGGCGACGCGGCTCAAGAAGATGGGGCTCAGTGTCATCTACCCTGGTCTCGAGGACCACCCCCAGCACGACTTACTGAAGGCCATGATGAACAAGGACTATGGGTTTGGCGGGATCATGTGCGTGGACATGGAGACAGAAGAGAGGGCCAACCAGCTGATGCACCTGTTACAGAACTACACTCAGTTCGGGTTAATGGCGGTGAGCTTGGGATACTACGAGACCCTGATGTGCTGCTCGGGGACCAGCATAAACAGCGGAATGAATGATGAGGAGAAGGCCCTGGCGGGCATTTCTCCGGGGCTGGTGAGGATGTCTGTCGGGTACACCGGGACCCTGGAGCAGAGGTGGGGACAGCTCGAGAAGGCCATCTCTAGGATGCAGGAGCCAGGCCTGTTTGGCAAGAACTCGAAGTGCACAGAGCGATCTATGTCAGTAAACCGTATCTCGTAA
- the LOC116196705 gene encoding methionine gamma-lyase-like, with the protein MAETRSHSFAYPGGAMKQRGSNNDINNDHMVVSKKPMLSVPGAAWDDPAAALASARHEFGEHGGVNMSIEVSTTFTVMEPEIMRRMFAGELGPARNFFIYSRHFNPTVLNLSRQMAALEGTEAGYCTASGMSAISSVLMQICSSGGHVVASRTLYGGTHALLTHFLPRACNITTSFVDIMDHAAVGDAVVEGKTKVLFFESMSNPTLTVADVPELSRIAHDKGVMVVVDNTFAPMVLSPARLGADVVVHSISKFISGGADIIAGAICGPAKLVNSMMDLHQGSLMLLGPTMNAKVAFELSERIPHLGLRMKEHCARALAFTMRLKKMGIRVLYPGLEDHPQHDLLTSMMNKDYGFGGIMCVDMETEERANRLMHLLQNYTQFGLMAVSLGYYETLMSCSGSSTSSEMNEEEKALAGISPGLVRMSVGYTGTLEQRWGQLEKAISRMQKPGLDLFGKN; encoded by the exons ATGGCCGAGACAAGGAGCCACAGCTTTGCCTACCCGGGCGGCGCCATGAAGCAGCGGGGGTCCAACAACGACATCAACAATGACCACATGGTCGTCTCAAAAAAGCCAATGCTGTCGGTGCCTGGAGCTGCGTGGGATGACCCTGCTGCAGCATTGGCATCGGCAAGGCACGAGTTCGGTGAGCACGGTGGGGTGAACATGTCGATAGAGGTGTCCACCACCTTCACGgttatggagccggagataaTGCGCCGGATGTTCGCTGGGGAGCTCGGCCCTGCTCGCAACTTCTTCATCTACAGCCGCCACTTCAACCCCACCGTCCTCAACCTCAGTCGCCAGATGGCCGCCCTCGAGGGCACCGAGGCCGGCTACTGCACCGCGAGCG GTATGTCTGCGATATCATCGGTGCTGATGCAGATATGCAGCAGCGGGGGACACGTGGTAGCATCACGGACCCTTTACGGCGGGACCCACGCCCTGCTGACGCACTTCCTGCCCAGGGCATGCAACATAACGACGTCGTTCGTGGACATAATGGACCACGCGGCGGTCGGGGACGCCGTCGTCGAGGGGAAGACAAAAGTGCTCTTCTTCGAGTCCATGTCCAACCCAACCTTGACCGTCGCCGACGTGCCGGAGCTCTCCAGGATAGCCCATGACAAGGGCGTGATGGTTGTCGTAGACAATACCTTCGCTCCCATGGTCCTGTCCCCGGCTCGGCTTGGCGCTGATGTGGTCGTCCACAGCATCTCCAAGTTCATCAGCGGTGGGGCGGACATCATTGCAG GTGCAATATGCGGGCCGGCAAAGCTGGTGAACTCGATGATGGACCTCCACCAGGGGAGTTTGATGCTCCTTGGTCCGACCATGAATGCAAAGGTAGCTTTCGAGCTCTCGGAGCGCATCCCCCACCTAGGCCTGAGGATGAAGGAGCACTGCGCCAGGGCTCTAGCATTCACGATGCGGCTCAAGAAGATGGGGATCAGGGTCCTCTACCCGGGTCTCGAGGACCACCCCCAGCACGACCTCCTGACGTCCATGATGAACAAGGACTATGGGTTTGGCGGGATCATGTGCGTGGACATGGAGACAGAAGAGAGGGCCAACCGGCTGATGCACCTGTTACAGAACTACACTCAATTCGGGTTAATGGCGGTGAGCTTGGGATACTACGAGACCCTGATGTCGTGCTCGGGGAGCAGCACGAGCAGCGAGATGAatgaggaggagaaggccCTGGCGGGCATTTCTCCCGGGCTGGTGAGGATGTCCGTAGGGTACACCGGGACCCTGGAGCAAAGGTGGGGCCAGCTTGAGAAGGCCATCTCTAGGATGCAGAAGCCAGGTCTAGACCTGTTTGGCAAGAACTAG
- the LOC116192418 gene encoding methionine gamma-lyase-like, which produces MAETRSHSFAYPGSAKKRQGSDDIDGDDMIVSKKSLLSVPGAAWDDPAAALASARHEFGEHGGVNMSIEASATFTVMEPETMRRMFAGELGPDRDFFIYSRHFNPTVLSLGRQMAALEGTEAAYCTASGMSAISSVLMQICSSGGHVVASRTLYGGTHALLTHFLPRACNITTSFVDIRDHAAVRDAIVAGKTKVLYFESMSNPTLTVADVPELSRIAHDKGAMVVVDNTFAPMVLSPARLGADVVVHSISKFISGGADIIAGAICGPAKLVNSMMDLHQGALMLLGPTMNPKVAFELSERIPHLGLRMKEHCARALAFATRLKKMGIRVIYPGLEDHPQHDLLKSMANKDYGFGGIMCVDMETEDRANRLMHLLQNYAQFGFMAVSLGYYETLMSCSGSSTSSEMNEEEQALAGISPGLVRMSVGYIGTLEQKWGQLEKALSRLQEPGLFGKN; this is translated from the exons ATGGCGGAGACAAGGAGCCACAGCTTTGCCTACCCGGGCAGCGCCAAGAAGAGGCAGGGCTCTGACGACATTGACGGCGACGACATGATCGTCTCGAAGAAATCTCTGCTGTCGGTGCCCGGGGCCGCTTGGGATGACCCCGCCGCCGCATTGGCCTCGGCAAGGCACGAGTTCGGGGAGCATGGTGGGGTGAACATGTCGATTGAGGCGTCCGCAACCTTCACGGTGATGGAGCCGGAGACCATGCGCCGGATGTTCGCCGGGGAGCTTGGCCCCGACCGTGACTTCTTCATCTACAGCCGCCACTTCAACCCCACCGTTCTCAGCCTCGGCCGCCAGATGGCCGCCCTAGAGGGCACCGAGGCCGCCTACTGCACCGCCAGCG GTATGTCTGCGATATCATCGGTGCTGATGCAGATATGCAGCAGCGGGGGACACGTGGTGGCATCACGGACCCTGTACGGCGGGACCCACGCCCTGCTGACGCACTTCCTGCCCAGGGCATGCAACATAACGACGTCGTTTGTGGACATAAGAGACCACGCCGCTGTCAGGGACGCCATCGTCGCGGGGAAGACCAAGGTGCTCTACTTCGAGTCCATGTCCAACCCGACGTTGACGGTCGCCGACGTGCCGGAGCTCTCGAGGATAGCCCACGATAAGGGCGCGATGGTCGTAGTTGACAATACCTTCGCCCCCATGGTCCTGTCCCCAGCTCGGCTCGGGGCCGACGTGGTCGTCCACAGCATCTCCAAGTTCATCAGTGGCGGGGCCGACATCATAGCAG GTGCAATCTGCGGGCCGGCAAAGCTGGTGAACTCGATGATGGACCTTCACCAGGGGGCTTTGATGCTCCTTGGTCCGACCATGAATCCAAAGGTAGCTTTTGAGCTCTCGGAGCGCATCCCCCACCTTGGCCTGAGGATGAAGGAGCACTGTGCCAGGGCCCTGGCATTCGCTACGCGGCTCAAGAAGATGGGGATCAGGGTCATCTATCCGGGCCTCGAGGACCACCCCCAGCACGACCTCCTCAAGTCCATGGCAAACAAGGACTATGGGTTTGGTGGGATCATGTGCGTAGACATGGAGACAGAAGATAGGGCCAACCGGCTGATGCACCTGTTGCAGAACTACGCTCAATTTGGGTTCATGGCAGTGAGCTTGGGATACTATGAGACACTGATGTCGTGCTCGGGGAGCAGCACGAGCAGCGAGATGAATGAGGAGGAGCAAGCCCTGGCGGGCATTTCTCCCGGGCTGGTGAGGATGTCGGTCGGGTACATTGGGACCCTGGAACAGAAGTGGGGCCAGCTTGAGAAGGCCCTCTCCAGGTTGCAGGAGCCTGGGCTATTTGGCAAGAACTAG